The proteins below are encoded in one region of Gammaproteobacteria bacterium:
- a CDS encoding MFS transporter has protein sequence MTAEPVQRHRFLLGALFMGHLANDWVAGTLWLLAPAIAASMNLGPTEVGLILTINGIGAGLAYIPAGVIADRSTRPGFLMLLSFWWVAIGYLSATLVPGFWAITLLLAFGVMGDAFWHPIATGVLVKEMPQRRAQALGIHAVGGSIGAEVLGPLSTGFLLGFFDWQATLQILVLPAVIMGTLFIPVAARISRDNPGEVAHIDFRALAKQWLKPAGIALMLVMILYNMALMAQLAMAPLYFQSEHGLSPFHAGMIFAAILMIGSVFQPFFGKYTDSRGRKPLILIALFGASFFALFAGLSNSLYWAILGLLPAVVVLTAVRPVILAAAVEYTGKSEATTLGIVFTVLDGVGMFGALLAGLVGEFELRYAFIMAALLALVSGLICLFLSFSKTVISEDQPAISPVASPGDL, from the coding sequence ATGACAGCTGAACCCGTCCAACGGCATCGCTTCCTGCTGGGTGCCTTGTTTATGGGTCATTTGGCGAACGACTGGGTTGCGGGAACCCTGTGGCTGCTGGCGCCGGCGATCGCGGCAAGCATGAACCTCGGGCCGACCGAAGTCGGCTTGATCCTGACCATCAATGGCATTGGCGCGGGACTGGCCTATATTCCGGCCGGAGTCATTGCCGATCGTTCGACCCGTCCCGGGTTCCTGATGCTGCTCAGTTTCTGGTGGGTTGCTATTGGCTACCTGAGTGCAACCCTGGTACCGGGATTCTGGGCAATCACACTGTTACTCGCCTTTGGCGTCATGGGTGACGCTTTCTGGCATCCAATCGCAACCGGGGTTCTGGTCAAGGAGATGCCGCAACGGCGAGCGCAGGCACTCGGCATTCACGCGGTTGGTGGCAGCATCGGTGCCGAGGTGCTCGGGCCGCTTAGTACCGGTTTCCTACTCGGTTTCTTTGACTGGCAGGCCACACTGCAAATACTGGTGCTGCCAGCTGTAATTATGGGAACGCTGTTTATCCCGGTGGCAGCGCGAATTAGCCGCGACAATCCAGGAGAGGTTGCCCATATCGATTTTCGGGCGCTAGCGAAGCAGTGGTTAAAACCCGCTGGCATTGCACTGATGCTGGTTATGATTCTTTACAACATGGCGTTAATGGCGCAACTCGCGATGGCTCCACTTTATTTTCAAAGCGAACACGGTTTATCGCCATTTCACGCCGGGATGATTTTTGCGGCAATCCTGATGATTGGCTCAGTTTTCCAGCCGTTTTTTGGTAAGTACACCGATAGCCGGGGCCGTAAACCTTTGATATTAATAGCTCTGTTCGGTGCCAGTTTCTTTGCGCTGTTTGCGGGTCTGAGTAATAGCCTCTACTGGGCGATTCTCGGTTTGTTGCCGGCAGTTGTCGTTCTAACCGCGGTGCGCCCGGTGATTCTCGCGGCCGCGGTCGAATATACCGGCAAATCAGAAGCCACTACACTCGGCATCGTGTTTACCGTGCTCGATGGTGTCGGCATGTTCGGCGCGCTTTTGGCTGGACTGGTGGGCGAATTTGAACTTCGTTACGCGTTTATCATGGCTGCGCTGCTGGCCCTGGTCTCCGGCTTGATCTGCCTGTTTTTAAGTTTCAGCAAAACGGTTATCAGCGAGGATCAGCCTGCTATTTCCCCGGTAGCGAGTCCAGGTGATCTTTGA
- a CDS encoding methyltransferase — translation MSAQAKVEFLSKRTERPIYYASSAGRNARHEIDQPMNIVSVEVADARERGDNDERDEFGMHRSGFELLKFPTRVENFLDQGQVASVYEAEIDSFLKSVTGCYRVHIFDHTVRASDPDLREQKQVREPATLVHNDYTSKSGFVCLHENLGDDAEALAGDRFQIVNVWRPLTDPVEDYPLALVDARSLKADNLVDTERRAPNHVGEIQLALHDPDQRWYYYSAMRPDEVLLFKTFDSVDGGTHPCSIHTAIHLFDAPADAKPRESVETRAFVFYR, via the coding sequence ATGTCAGCACAGGCAAAAGTTGAATTCCTCTCCAAAAGAACCGAGCGTCCAATCTATTACGCCTCGAGCGCCGGTCGTAACGCGAGACATGAAATCGATCAGCCGATGAACATTGTCTCGGTCGAGGTCGCCGATGCACGTGAACGCGGCGATAACGACGAGCGCGATGAATTCGGCATGCACAGGTCGGGATTCGAACTGCTCAAGTTCCCGACGCGGGTAGAAAATTTTCTGGACCAGGGACAGGTCGCGTCGGTTTATGAAGCCGAAATTGATAGTTTTCTCAAATCGGTGACCGGCTGTTACCGAGTGCATATCTTCGATCACACGGTGCGCGCCTCCGATCCGGATTTGCGCGAACAAAAGCAGGTGCGCGAACCCGCGACGCTGGTGCACAACGACTACACGTCGAAGTCCGGATTTGTTTGTCTGCACGAAAACCTCGGCGATGATGCCGAAGCGCTTGCCGGGGACCGTTTCCAGATTGTCAACGTCTGGCGGCCGCTGACCGATCCCGTCGAGGATTACCCGCTGGCGCTGGTAGACGCCCGTAGCCTGAAGGCAGACAACCTCGTGGATACCGAGCGCCGCGCTCCCAATCATGTCGGCGAAATCCAGCTCGCGCTGCACGATCCCGATCAGCGCTGGTATTATTACTCGGCGATGCGTCCTGACGAAGTACTGTTGTTTAAAACTTTTGATTCAGTCGATGGCGGCACCCATCCCTGCAGCATCCACACCGCGATCCACTTGTTCGATGCGCCGGCCGACGCGAAACCGCGCGAAAGCGTCGAAACCCGCGCGTTCGTTTTTTACCGCTGA
- a CDS encoding phosphoribosyltransferase family protein, protein MSEKLYLSAQQLLEDSFRLGAEIIRDGFRPSIMIAIWRGGVPMGIAIQELLAWYGIETDHIAIRTSSYSGIDGHSPEIRIHGMNYLVKNCRREDSLLIVDDVFDTGLTIEAVIAYLHEKARLNTPHDIRVAVPYYKPSRNQTDRIPDYYLNETAQWLKYPHSLEGLSIDEVAANRPELYAIIKDHLDSLPGK, encoded by the coding sequence ATGAGCGAAAAACTGTACCTGTCCGCGCAACAATTGCTCGAGGATTCATTCCGTCTCGGCGCCGAAATTATCAGGGACGGATTTCGCCCCAGCATCATGATCGCGATCTGGCGCGGTGGTGTGCCGATGGGAATCGCGATACAGGAACTGCTGGCCTGGTATGGCATCGAAACCGACCATATTGCGATCCGCACGTCGTCCTATAGCGGGATAGACGGACATTCGCCTGAGATCCGAATCCACGGTATGAATTATCTGGTCAAGAACTGCCGCCGCGAGGACAGCCTGCTGATCGTCGACGATGTATTCGACACCGGTTTGACCATCGAAGCGGTGATCGCCTACTTACACGAAAAGGCGCGGCTTAACACGCCGCATGATATCCGGGTCGCGGTGCCCTACTACAAACCGTCACGCAACCAGACCGACCGCATACCGGATTATTACCTCAATGAAACCGCGCAGTGGCTGAAATACCCGCATTCGCTGGAAGGCCTCAGTATTGATGAAGTCGCCGCCAATCGCCCCGAACTCTACGCCATCATCAAAGATCACCTGGACTCGCTACCGGGGAAATAG
- a CDS encoding OsmC family protein — protein sequence MTASVTTTLNDVNIDAVAGLAGKIQQEPEVAGTQWNANVNWKGGFRSEAKIRNFGPMVSDEPGALGGTDTGPNPVEQVLAALGNCLAVGYAANATAMGIELKDLNIELAGDLDLHTFLGLAPQGNAGYDNISVKVHIDCDGSEEDIKALHEKVVGTSPVGHTLSREVPVKIDLV from the coding sequence ATGACTGCATCCGTCACCACCACGCTTAACGACGTCAATATTGACGCGGTCGCCGGTCTCGCCGGCAAAATCCAGCAGGAACCCGAGGTTGCCGGCACCCAGTGGAATGCCAACGTTAACTGGAAAGGCGGATTTCGCTCCGAGGCAAAGATCCGCAACTTCGGGCCGATGGTGTCCGACGAACCCGGTGCACTCGGTGGCACCGATACCGGGCCCAACCCGGTCGAACAGGTGCTCGCGGCACTCGGCAATTGCCTCGCGGTCGGCTACGCGGCAAACGCGACCGCCATGGGTATCGAGCTCAAGGATTTAAATATCGAGCTGGCAGGTGATCTGGATCTACACACCTTCCTCGGCCTGGCGCCGCAGGGCAATGCCGGCTACGACAATATCTCAGTCAAGGTACATATCGACTGTGATGGATCCGAGGAAGACATCAAGGCGCTGCATGAAAAAGTCGTTGGGACCTCACCGGTCGGGCATACCCTGAGCCGGGAAGTTCCGGTTAAAATCGATCTGGTCTGA
- a CDS encoding MATE family efflux transporter — protein MSNARAALEVSHRKVWLLAGPIILSNISVPLVGAVDTAVVGHLPEPTAIGAVALGALIFSFLYWSFGFLRMGTTGFVAQAFGVGDWKSLSDTLLRVLILAAVLGLFTVAVGSPIIDLALDLIDSSADVEGLAADYARIRIWSAPAVLCVYAFTGIFIGMHNTRGAFVLQLVMNVSNMLLDVLFVFGFDWGVEGVAVASVLAEYLAMLLGFYLLRSPIGNAFKHYNRVRLLERSALLRLFTANTNIFIRTLCLLFAFSYFTAKSANQGDVILAANAILLHLQTIMAYGLDGFAHAVEAMAGSAYGARRRDVFRRAVMLTSFWGAVIAVLAGLVYFLLGAPIINLFTSIQTVADTALRYLPWMIVAPILSVWSFQLDGVFIGTGHTREMRNAMIFSLLTYLALLQFVIPLLGNHGLYLGLAFFMVIRALSLLFYFPGIEAAIQTAGEPN, from the coding sequence ATGAGTAACGCGCGGGCCGCTCTCGAGGTCTCGCATCGCAAGGTCTGGCTGCTGGCCGGCCCCATTATCCTCTCCAATATTTCGGTACCCCTGGTCGGTGCAGTCGATACTGCCGTGGTTGGACATCTGCCCGAACCGACAGCAATCGGTGCAGTTGCGCTCGGCGCGCTGATTTTCAGTTTCCTGTACTGGAGTTTCGGCTTTCTGCGCATGGGTACCACGGGTTTTGTCGCCCAGGCCTTTGGCGTCGGCGACTGGAAGAGCCTCTCCGACACGTTACTCCGGGTCCTGATCCTCGCAGCCGTACTTGGTTTATTTACGGTCGCTGTCGGTTCACCGATTATCGATCTGGCGCTTGATCTGATCGACAGCAGTGCCGACGTTGAGGGGCTCGCCGCTGACTATGCACGGATCAGGATCTGGAGCGCGCCTGCTGTGCTATGTGTTTACGCGTTTACCGGAATTTTTATCGGTATGCACAACACCCGGGGCGCTTTCGTGTTGCAGCTGGTAATGAATGTCAGCAATATGCTACTCGATGTTTTATTCGTATTTGGCTTCGACTGGGGTGTTGAAGGCGTGGCCGTGGCCTCGGTCCTGGCCGAGTACCTGGCCATGCTGCTCGGCTTTTACCTGTTGCGTAGCCCGATCGGGAATGCTTTCAAGCATTACAACCGTGTGCGTTTGCTTGAACGCAGCGCTTTGCTAAGGCTTTTTACGGCGAATACCAATATTTTTATTCGCACTTTATGCCTGTTATTTGCGTTCAGTTATTTTACCGCAAAAAGCGCGAACCAGGGCGATGTCATCCTCGCCGCGAACGCGATTTTATTGCACTTGCAAACCATCATGGCCTATGGACTCGATGGTTTTGCCCATGCCGTGGAAGCAATGGCTGGCAGCGCCTATGGTGCCCGCAGGCGCGATGTTTTTCGTCGCGCGGTCATGTTAACCAGTTTCTGGGGTGCGGTTATCGCAGTACTGGCGGGACTGGTTTATTTTCTTTTAGGCGCGCCGATCATCAACCTGTTTACTAGTATCCAGACGGTTGCCGATACCGCACTGCGCTACCTGCCATGGATGATTGTGGCACCGATTTTGTCGGTATGGAGCTTTCAACTCGATGGCGTATTTATTGGTACCGGGCATACCCGCGAAATGCGCAACGCCATGATTTTCTCACTACTCACTTATCTCGCACTGTTACAGTTCGTAATTCCGCTGCTGGGTAACCATGGGCTCTACCTCGGGCTCGCATTTTTCATGGTGATCCGGGCGTTGTCGCTGTTATTCTATTTCCCCGGAATCGAAGCCGCGATCCAGACGGCCGGCGAGCCTAATTAA
- a CDS encoding phosphoribosyltransferase family protein: MKKRFIGEQELLEDSYRLAVQIYQSGFRPDFIVGLWRGGSTVGIYVQECLQYLGVETDHIAIRTSYQGRDDYFRQLEQGNEIRAHGLQYLFENLDADDSLLIVDDVYSTGRNTRAVVERLQQKAKRNMAKYVRIAAPYYRASAGNSVAAPDYFLQQTDHWLVLPYELTGNSRSELAAHKPWIVPLLDDLKPGWQ, encoded by the coding sequence ATGAAAAAACGCTTTATCGGGGAACAGGAATTGCTCGAGGATTCCTATCGTCTGGCGGTACAAATTTACCAGAGCGGCTTTCGCCCTGATTTTATTGTCGGGTTGTGGCGAGGCGGTTCCACGGTCGGAATTTACGTGCAGGAATGCTTACAGTATCTCGGTGTCGAAACCGACCATATTGCTATCCGTACTTCGTACCAGGGTCGTGATGATTACTTCAGGCAGCTGGAGCAGGGCAATGAAATACGTGCGCACGGTCTGCAGTACCTGTTCGAAAATCTGGATGCCGACGATTCGCTGCTGATCGTTGACGACGTTTACAGTACCGGACGCAACACCCGTGCCGTGGTTGAGCGTCTGCAGCAGAAAGCCAAGCGCAACATGGCCAAATACGTTCGCATCGCGGCGCCTTATTATCGTGCAAGTGCCGGTAACTCCGTCGCGGCACCGGATTATTTCCTGCAACAAACCGACCACTGGCTGGTGTTACCCTATGAGCTGACCGGAAACAGTCGCTCCGAGCTCGCAGCGCACAAACCCTGGATCGTGCCTTTACTCGATGACTTGAAGCCCGGCTGGCAGTAA
- a CDS encoding DUF4147 domain-containing protein, whose translation MTEKGTRRQAIIEIWQAAIDAVSGRQAVLNALDADPAFKPDLIMAVGKAASGMCVGALERFPGCDALVVTKYDHADQSLRERASVEVIESGHPIPDQNSLLAGRTLLSRMRSMPAGSRVLLLVSGGASALAEALPEDMTLADLQAVTDDMIAGGKTIAEINSRRKQASLIKDGKLVEAFGGAELRVYAISDVEGDSISTVGSGIGDCYRATADAHSSIIASNRIAREQAASKAHELGFSVCLNEESLYGDVFDLALVIGERLRLANPGIYIWGGEPTVVLPDNPGRGGRNQSLALAASEWFSGRDNVLLLVAGTDGTDGPTTAAGGLVDGKTWHEDALQFLQNADAGRYLEQHDSLFETGPTNTNVMDLVIAIVS comes from the coding sequence ATGACGGAAAAAGGAACGCGCCGACAAGCGATCATCGAAATCTGGCAGGCCGCAATCGATGCAGTCTCGGGTCGACAGGCGGTGCTGAATGCACTTGACGCAGATCCCGCGTTCAAGCCCGATCTGATCATGGCCGTTGGCAAGGCTGCATCCGGCATGTGCGTAGGCGCGCTCGAGCGCTTCCCTGGCTGCGATGCGCTCGTGGTGACCAAGTATGATCATGCGGATCAGTCCCTGCGCGAGCGGGCCAGCGTCGAGGTAATCGAGTCTGGACACCCGATTCCGGATCAGAATTCGCTGCTTGCGGGCCGTACCTTATTGTCTCGCATGCGCTCGATGCCCGCGGGCAGCCGGGTTTTATTGCTGGTGTCGGGTGGTGCGTCGGCGCTTGCCGAGGCTCTGCCGGAGGATATGACGCTGGCCGATTTGCAGGCAGTTACCGATGACATGATAGCCGGCGGTAAAACGATCGCCGAGATTAACAGCCGGCGCAAGCAGGCATCGCTGATCAAGGACGGTAAGCTGGTCGAAGCTTTCGGTGGCGCCGAGCTAAGGGTCTACGCCATTTCGGATGTCGAGGGGGACAGTATTTCTACTGTCGGTTCGGGAATCGGGGACTGTTATCGAGCGACAGCTGACGCACATTCGAGCATTATCGCCTCGAACCGGATTGCCCGCGAACAGGCTGCAAGCAAGGCCCATGAACTCGGGTTTAGCGTTTGCCTGAATGAGGAATCGCTCTATGGCGACGTGTTTGATCTGGCTCTCGTTATCGGCGAGCGGCTGCGTCTGGCAAACCCCGGGATCTATATATGGGGAGGTGAACCCACCGTGGTATTGCCGGATAATCCGGGCAGAGGCGGGCGTAATCAGAGCCTCGCACTGGCCGCCTCGGAATGGTTTTCAGGCAGGGATAACGTTCTGCTGCTGGTAGCCGGAACCGATGGCACCGACGGGCCGACGACAGCCGCAGGCGGCCTCGTTGACGGAAAGACCTGGCACGAGGATGCGCTTCAGTTCCTGCAAAACGCCGATGCCGGCCGTTACCTCGAGCAACACGATAGCCTGTTCGAAACCGGACCGACTAACACCAACGTGATGGATCTGGTCATTGCCATCGTCAGCTGA
- a CDS encoding aminotransferase class I/II-fold pyridoxal phosphate-dependent enzyme produces MKYSLLTDRVKGGAADAWNLHSIAKQARSRGDDVIVLSVGDPDFATPKPIINRALQAMLEGDTHYTQISGHDDLRECIAENHQASSGQRVSGANVIVTSGAQNALFATSLCLLEDGDEAIVLQPMYVTYEATVQAPGAKLVPVVLDADTDFRLNPDLLRGAISERTRAIFYASPSNPTGIALNHEEVQLIAELAREQDLWVVADEVYSNFVFNGDFHHIASEPGMADRTVTIGSMSKSYAMSGWRLGWAIAPTEMIDNMEKLALCMLYGLPGFIMQAGRYALQHCTTERDCMRDIYRERLKFLFDEFSAMSGLKPHRPDAGMFMLVDVSGTGVEVPEFCQRLYDTTGVSVLDATAFGASAAGHVRVSCTVSDDELREACVRIGDFLETL; encoded by the coding sequence ATGAAATACTCCTTACTAACCGACAGGGTAAAGGGCGGCGCCGCCGACGCATGGAACCTGCACTCGATCGCCAAGCAGGCGCGTAGCCGCGGCGATGACGTCATCGTTTTAAGCGTCGGCGATCCCGATTTTGCTACCCCGAAACCGATAATCAACAGGGCGCTGCAGGCGATGCTAGAGGGTGACACGCACTACACCCAGATTAGCGGGCATGACGATCTGCGCGAATGCATTGCCGAAAATCACCAGGCCAGCAGCGGTCAGAGGGTCAGTGGCGCAAACGTAATTGTGACCTCGGGTGCGCAGAATGCACTGTTCGCAACGTCGTTGTGCCTGTTGGAGGACGGCGATGAAGCCATCGTGCTGCAGCCCATGTACGTCACCTACGAGGCGACGGTGCAGGCACCGGGTGCGAAACTGGTTCCGGTTGTGCTCGATGCCGACACCGATTTTCGCCTTAATCCCGATTTGTTACGGGGCGCGATCAGCGAGCGCACACGCGCGATATTCTACGCCTCGCCAAGCAATCCTACCGGGATTGCGTTGAATCATGAAGAAGTGCAATTGATTGCCGAACTGGCGCGTGAACAGGATCTCTGGGTTGTCGCGGACGAGGTTTATTCCAATTTCGTATTCAATGGCGATTTTCACCATATTGCCTCCGAGCCTGGCATGGCCGACCGTACTGTGACCATCGGCAGCATGTCCAAGTCTTATGCGATGTCGGGATGGCGCCTTGGCTGGGCAATTGCGCCGACTGAAATGATTGATAACATGGAAAAACTCGCGCTTTGCATGCTTTATGGCCTACCCGGATTTATAATGCAAGCTGGTCGTTACGCACTACAACATTGCACTACCGAGCGAGATTGCATGCGCGATATCTACCGCGAACGACTCAAATTCCTGTTCGACGAATTTTCAGCCATGTCGGGACTGAAGCCACACCGACCGGACGCGGGCATGTTTATGCTGGTCGATGTAAGCGGCACCGGTGTTGAGGTACCAGAGTTTTGCCAGCGCCTTTATGACACCACCGGAGTCTCGGTGCTCGATGCGACGGCTTTCGGCGCGAGTGCTGCGGGTCACGTGCGCGTTTCCTGTACTGTCAGCGACGATGAGTTGCGCGAGGCCTGCGTGCGTATCGGCGATTTTCTCGAGACGTTGTGA
- the dnaJ gene encoding molecular chaperone DnaJ, whose product MAGEQRDYYEVLGVARDADAKTIKDRFRELALKYHPDRNKSPDAEAHFKEIAEAYAILSDPKKRANYDSRGFAGVADFSAEDLFSGIDFGDIFGDMGFGFDLGGGGLFGDFFGRHRHPRGPAKGSDLEVRLTIPLEKVNSGGEETVHFNRPVSCRDCNGTGAEKGSEPRPCSHCNGSGKQVTSRQETKDKGSISFQQIMVCPVCHGQGTFIDKPCKTCGGRGEVNQDDNLKVTIPAGIDEGTALRIPGHGLPSPTAGGPTGDLFVIVHSQRDPRFERHGADLWRREIIAIPDAVLGTKISVPTLDGKVQVKVPAGSQPDEVLRLKGKGLPVFGAPMRGDMNIRLQIHIPEKLSKAEKDLYRQLREAGEKSKKHFWQ is encoded by the coding sequence ATGGCCGGCGAACAGCGTGACTATTACGAGGTTCTTGGCGTAGCGCGTGACGCAGATGCGAAAACGATAAAAGACAGGTTCCGCGAACTAGCGTTGAAATACCACCCGGATCGCAACAAGTCACCAGATGCCGAGGCGCATTTTAAGGAAATCGCCGAGGCCTACGCCATACTTTCAGACCCGAAAAAACGCGCAAACTACGATTCACGTGGTTTCGCGGGAGTGGCCGATTTTTCCGCCGAAGACCTGTTTTCCGGTATCGATTTTGGCGACATTTTCGGCGATATGGGATTCGGTTTCGATCTTGGCGGTGGTGGTTTATTCGGGGATTTTTTTGGACGACATCGCCACCCACGGGGTCCCGCCAAAGGCAGTGATCTCGAGGTCAGGCTTACTATCCCGTTGGAAAAAGTCAATTCCGGTGGTGAAGAAACGGTGCACTTCAACCGTCCGGTATCTTGCCGGGATTGTAACGGCACCGGCGCCGAGAAAGGCAGTGAACCACGCCCCTGCAGTCATTGCAACGGCAGCGGCAAGCAGGTAACCAGCCGACAAGAAACCAAGGACAAGGGCTCGATCAGTTTTCAGCAGATTATGGTCTGCCCGGTATGCCACGGCCAGGGGACCTTTATCGATAAACCCTGCAAGACCTGTGGCGGGCGCGGCGAAGTCAACCAGGATGATAATCTCAAGGTGACGATACCAGCCGGTATTGACGAAGGCACGGCGCTACGTATACCCGGACACGGCTTACCCAGCCCGACCGCTGGCGGCCCTACAGGTGATCTGTTCGTCATCGTCCACAGCCAGCGTGACCCGCGCTTCGAACGCCACGGCGCCGATTTATGGCGCCGGGAAATAATTGCAATACCCGATGCTGTGCTCGGTACCAAGATCAGCGTTCCGACGCTGGACGGAAAGGTTCAGGTCAAAGTACCCGCTGGTTCGCAGCCGGATGAGGTGTTGCGACTAAAGGGTAAAGGCTTACCGGTTTTTGGAGCACCGATGCGCGGCGATATGAACATCCGCCTGCAGATACACATCCCGGAGAAGCTGAGCAAGGCCGAAAAGGACCTTTATCGACAGTTGCGCGAAGCCGGCGAAAAAAGTAAAAAACACTTCTGGCAATAG
- a CDS encoding DNA-3-methyladenine glycosylase I, translating into MATGEIKRCWWCGDDELYQQYHDQEWGMPVHDDRDLFEFLCLEGAQAGLSWITILRKRENYRRAFDNFDAHKIARYADKKIQALLQDPGIVRNRLKVNGFVKNARAYLELLEQDSTLDEYLWNFVDGRPLQNQRKTMKQVPSTTVISDAMSKDLKKRGFTFVGSTICYAFMQAAGLVNDHVVDCFRHDELKRG; encoded by the coding sequence ATGGCCACAGGCGAAATCAAGCGCTGCTGGTGGTGTGGGGACGATGAACTTTACCAGCAATACCACGACCAGGAATGGGGTATGCCGGTGCACGACGATCGCGACCTGTTCGAATTCCTGTGCCTCGAGGGCGCACAGGCTGGGTTGAGCTGGATCACGATTCTACGCAAGCGTGAAAATTATCGCCGCGCTTTCGATAACTTCGACGCACACAAAATCGCGCGCTATGCGGACAAAAAAATCCAGGCACTGTTGCAGGACCCCGGCATCGTGCGCAACCGGCTCAAGGTCAACGGTTTCGTCAAGAATGCGCGCGCCTATCTCGAGCTGCTTGAGCAGGACAGTACGCTCGACGAATACCTGTGGAATTTCGTCGATGGCAGGCCGCTGCAAAACCAGCGCAAAACAATGAAGCAGGTACCGTCCACGACTGTGATATCCGATGCGATGTCTAAAGATCTGAAGAAGCGGGGCTTTACATTTGTCGGCAGCACCATATGTTATGCCTTCATGCAGGCCGCGGGACTTGTTAATGACCATGTTGTTGACTGTTTCCGTCACGATGAATTGAAACGAGGTTGA